A portion of the Oscillospiraceae bacterium genome contains these proteins:
- a CDS encoding ABC transporter ATP-binding protein/permease, which yields MAVKEVHGPGPRGARGPRPKVENPGKLLRRIMDEVFRNYLPHCILVLICIVVSALANVQASLFLQTLMDDYIVPMTHQQNPSFAPLAGALMRVGCIYLVGILAAWLNARVMVNVTQGTLRNLRTKLFTHMESLPISYFDTHPHGDIMSVYTNDVDTLRQMISQSIPQLVSSVITIVSVFFSMCMLSWQLTIVTMLMVALMLFCSKKIAASSGKYFVQQQRDLGKVNGYIEEMMEGQKVVKVFTHEQQTLDGFRQLNDQLKESSKQANAFSNIMMPVNAQLGNISYAVCALVGAAMAVGGVGGMTLGTVVAFLSLNKGFNMPISQVSMQANSVIMALAGAERIFKMMDEPSETDEGYVTLVNAKYDREDNLVETEERTGIWAWKHPHHDGTTTYHKLEGDITFTDVDFGYVPEKTVLHDINLYGRPGQKIAFVGSTGAGKTTITNLINRFYDIQDGKIRYDGINIHKIKKSDLRRSLGIVLQDTHLFTGTVMENIRYGRLDASDEECMAAAKLANADGFIQRLPDGYNTMLTGDGANLSQGQRQLLAIARAAVADPPVLILDEATSSIDTRTEALVQRGMDGLMYGRTSFVIAHRLSTVRNADCIVVLEQGRIIERGSHDELIAKKGKYYQLYTGNLAEN from the coding sequence ATGGCCGTAAAAGAAGTACATGGCCCCGGCCCGCGGGGCGCACGGGGCCCGCGCCCCAAGGTGGAAAACCCGGGCAAGCTGCTCCGGCGCATCATGGATGAAGTGTTCCGCAACTACCTGCCCCACTGCATCCTTGTGCTTATCTGCATCGTGGTCAGTGCGCTGGCCAATGTGCAGGCCAGCCTGTTTTTGCAGACTTTGATGGACGATTATATCGTGCCCATGACCCACCAGCAGAACCCCAGCTTTGCACCGCTGGCCGGCGCACTGATGCGGGTGGGCTGCATCTACCTTGTGGGTATTCTGGCCGCATGGCTCAATGCCCGCGTTATGGTCAACGTAACGCAGGGCACGCTGCGCAACCTGCGCACCAAGCTGTTCACCCACATGGAAAGCCTGCCCATCTCCTATTTTGACACCCATCCCCACGGCGATATCATGTCCGTGTACACCAACGATGTAGATACCCTGCGCCAGATGATCAGCCAGAGCATCCCGCAGCTGGTGTCCAGCGTCATCACCATTGTGTCGGTGTTCTTCAGCATGTGTATGCTCAGCTGGCAGCTGACCATCGTTACCATGCTCATGGTGGCGCTGATGCTCTTCTGCTCCAAAAAGATCGCGGCAAGCTCCGGTAAGTACTTCGTGCAGCAGCAGCGGGATCTGGGCAAGGTGAACGGCTACATCGAAGAGATGATGGAGGGCCAGAAGGTGGTCAAGGTGTTCACCCACGAGCAGCAGACCCTTGACGGCTTCCGCCAGCTGAACGACCAGCTAAAGGAGAGCTCCAAGCAGGCCAACGCCTTCTCCAACATCATGATGCCGGTCAACGCCCAGCTGGGCAACATCAGCTACGCCGTGTGCGCGCTGGTGGGTGCCGCCATGGCCGTTGGCGGCGTTGGCGGCATGACCCTTGGCACCGTGGTGGCCTTCCTCAGTCTGAACAAGGGCTTCAATATGCCCATCAGTCAGGTGTCCATGCAGGCCAACAGCGTCATCATGGCGCTGGCCGGTGCAGAGCGCATCTTTAAGATGATGGACGAGCCCAGCGAGACCGATGAGGGCTATGTGACCCTCGTGAACGCCAAGTACGACCGCGAGGACAACCTCGTGGAGACCGAGGAGCGCACCGGCATCTGGGCCTGGAAGCACCCCCACCACGACGGCACCACCACCTACCACAAACTGGAAGGCGACATCACCTTCACGGATGTGGATTTCGGATATGTGCCGGAAAAGACGGTGCTGCACGACATCAACCTGTATGGCCGTCCGGGCCAGAAGATCGCCTTTGTCGGCTCCACCGGTGCCGGCAAGACCACCATCACCAACCTGATCAACCGCTTCTACGATATTCAGGATGGCAAGATCCGCTACGACGGCATCAACATCCATAAGATCAAAAAGTCCGATCTGCGCCGTTCGCTGGGCATCGTGCTGCAGGACACGCACCTGTTCACCGGTACGGTCATGGAGAACATCCGCTATGGCCGTCTGGATGCCAGCGATGAAGAGTGCATGGCCGCCGCCAAGCTGGCCAACGCGGACGGCTTCATCCAGCGTCTGCCGGATGGCTACAACACCATGCTGACCGGCGACGGTGCCAATCTGTCGCAGGGCCAGCGCCAGCTGCTGGCCATCGCCCGCGCCGCCGTGGCCGACCCGCCGGTGCTGATCCTCGATGAGGCAACTTCCTCCATCGACACCCGCACCGAGGCACTGGTGCAGCGCGGCATGGACGGCCTGATGTACGGCCGCACCAGCTTCGTCATCGCCCACCGCCTGTCCACCGTCCGCAATGCAGACTGCATCGTGGTGCTGGAGCAGGGCCGCATCATCGAGCGCGGCAGTCACGACGAGCTGATCGCCAAGAAGGGCAAGTATTACCAGCTCTACACCGGCAACCTTGCCGAAAACTGA
- a CDS encoding ABC transporter ATP-binding protein/permease, producing MIKKLVSHLGEYKRAAVLTPLFAALEAVMDVLLPTIMAFIIDLGIEKGDMHAIVKYGLLTFLVAAIALLLGVLAGKYAAEASTGFAGNLRDAMYENIQHYSFSNIDKFSTAGLVTRMTTDVTNVQNAFQMIERMCVRAPVHLVFALFMAVVIGGPLSLVFVVAVVFLVAVLASIMIPTFHIFDRVFKNYDNLNASVQENVSAIRVVKSFVREGFENEKYTKACESLYNQFVKAESRLSFNNPAMLTAVYGCNIALSWLGAKYVLHGAITTGQLNALFGYIMNILMALMMLSMVFVMIAMSAASAKRIVEVLDETTDLPPAKQPVQQVKDGSIEFDHVSFQYKHGSGRPVLNDITFSIQPGETLGIIGGTGSAKSSLVQLIPRLYDAESGTVKVGGVDVRDYNLDVLRREVSMVLQKNVLFSGTILDNLRWGDANATEEECIRMAKLACADEFIERFPDKYNTWIEQGGSNVSGGQKQRLTIARALLRKPKVLILDDSTSAVDTATDAKIRKAFREEIPGTTKIIIAQRISSVQDADRILVLDNGQINGLGTHEELLRTNAIYQEVYNSQTQGGGDFDKQGGAQ from the coding sequence ATGATCAAAAAGCTCGTGTCACATCTGGGCGAGTACAAACGCGCCGCAGTCCTGACACCGCTCTTTGCAGCCCTGGAAGCCGTGATGGATGTGCTGCTGCCCACCATCATGGCCTTTATCATTGACCTGGGCATTGAAAAGGGCGATATGCACGCCATCGTCAAGTATGGTCTGCTCACCTTTCTTGTGGCAGCCATTGCGCTGCTGCTGGGCGTTCTGGCCGGTAAATATGCCGCCGAGGCATCCACCGGCTTTGCCGGCAATCTGCGCGATGCCATGTATGAGAACATCCAGCACTATTCCTTCTCCAACATCGACAAGTTCTCCACGGCGGGCCTTGTCACCCGTATGACCACCGACGTGACCAACGTGCAGAATGCGTTCCAGATGATCGAGCGCATGTGCGTGCGTGCCCCGGTGCATCTGGTGTTCGCGCTGTTCATGGCTGTGGTCATCGGCGGCCCGTTGTCGCTGGTGTTCGTGGTGGCGGTAGTCTTTCTGGTGGCGGTGCTGGCCAGCATCATGATCCCCACCTTCCACATCTTTGACCGCGTGTTCAAGAACTACGACAACCTCAACGCCTCGGTGCAGGAGAATGTGTCCGCCATCCGTGTGGTCAAGAGCTTTGTGCGTGAGGGCTTTGAGAACGAGAAGTACACCAAGGCCTGCGAGAGCCTGTACAACCAGTTCGTCAAGGCTGAGAGCCGCCTGAGCTTCAACAACCCTGCCATGCTCACCGCCGTTTACGGCTGCAACATCGCCCTGAGCTGGCTGGGTGCCAAATATGTGCTGCATGGTGCCATCACCACCGGTCAGCTCAACGCCCTGTTCGGGTACATCATGAACATCCTCATGGCTCTGATGATGCTGAGCATGGTCTTTGTGATGATCGCCATGTCGGCCGCTTCCGCCAAGCGTATCGTGGAAGTGCTGGACGAGACCACCGACCTGCCCCCGGCCAAGCAGCCGGTGCAGCAGGTGAAGGACGGCAGCATCGAGTTCGACCATGTTTCCTTTCAATATAAGCATGGTTCGGGCCGTCCGGTGCTGAACGATATCACCTTTTCCATCCAGCCCGGCGAGACGCTGGGCATCATTGGCGGCACCGGCAGTGCAAAGTCCAGCCTGGTGCAGCTGATCCCCCGCCTGTACGACGCCGAAAGCGGCACCGTGAAGGTGGGCGGCGTGGATGTGCGGGATTACAACCTGGACGTCCTGCGCCGCGAAGTGTCCATGGTGCTGCAGAAGAACGTGCTGTTCAGCGGCACCATCCTCGACAACCTGCGCTGGGGCGACGCCAACGCTACCGAGGAAGAGTGCATCCGCATGGCAAAGCTGGCCTGTGCGGATGAGTTCATCGAGCGCTTCCCGGATAAGTACAATACCTGGATCGAGCAGGGCGGCTCCAACGTGTCCGGCGGCCAGAAGCAGCGCCTGACCATCGCCCGCGCTCTGCTGCGCAAGCCCAAGGTGCTGATCCTGGACGACTCCACCAGCGCGGTGGACACCGCCACCGACGCCAAGATCCGCAAGGCCTTCCGGGAAGAGATCCCCGGCACCACCAAGATCATCATTGCACAGCGCATCTCCTCGGTGCAGGATGCTGACCGCATCCTGGTGCTGGACAACGGCCAGATCAACGGCCTGGGCACCCACGAGGAGCTGCTCAGGACCAACGCCATTTATCAGGAAGTTTACAACAGCCAGACCCAGGGCGGCGGCGACTTCGACAAGCAGGGAGGTGCGCAGTAA
- a CDS encoding MarR family transcriptional regulator gives MCDEKQNECRDHGDPPWEGPQVIPAQIRRVDNLIFRKINQFARANGVEQATPMHGWIIGYLYRHREEQVFQRDIEREFSITRSTVTNILQLMERKGYIQRQSVPQDARLKQLVLTEEGVRFHENTILSFHQTDDYVANLLTEEENAELLRLLNKLRDALK, from the coding sequence ATGTGTGACGAAAAACAGAACGAATGCAGAGACCACGGGGATCCGCCCTGGGAGGGGCCGCAGGTCATCCCGGCCCAGATCCGCCGGGTGGACAACCTGATCTTCCGCAAGATCAACCAGTTTGCCCGCGCCAACGGTGTGGAGCAGGCCACCCCGATGCACGGTTGGATCATCGGGTATCTTTACCGGCACCGGGAGGAGCAGGTGTTTCAGCGGGACATTGAGCGGGAGTTTTCCATTACCCGCTCCACCGTGACCAACATCCTGCAGCTGATGGAGCGCAAGGGCTACATCCAGCGCCAGAGCGTGCCGCAGGATGCCCGGCTGAAACAGCTGGTGCTGACGGAAGAGGGCGTCCGCTTCCATGAAAACACCATCCTCTCCTTCCACCAGACGGACGACTATGTGGCCAATCTGCTGACGGAAGAGGAAAACGCCGAGCTGCTCCGGCTGCTGAACAAGCTGCGGGACGCGCTGAAGTAA
- a CDS encoding glycerophosphodiester phosphodiesterase family protein yields MIPQIIAHRGASYLAPENTLAAFRKAMEIGADGVEMDVQKTLDGGLVIHHDYIIDLHTDISGRIYDMTEGELKDLDFGSWKDAAYKDEKIATLAEALALCRSMEGCAVQLEMKSTMDNDPAFVSGVVDAIRAADIADRLVLISFNHDLLRQAKALMPELRVGVLLYGAFESMVLPPPVIWKDLGLVNGMEDEEAALDEELAALPVDAGMDPDEENGWMTRWVNDKVSMLRANFPGESLQAVAKHLADQHNPVAYVKSLDFAPEYVSCEYHTAYSNPGFIAKLQAMGVKVALWTVDTEKAVRSLLPLGPDCIVTNRPDRVREWVEENQ; encoded by the coding sequence ATGATACCTCAGATCATTGCGCACCGTGGTGCATCCTACCTGGCACCGGAAAACACGCTGGCGGCTTTCCGCAAGGCGATGGAGATCGGGGCCGACGGTGTGGAAATGGACGTACAAAAGACGCTGGACGGCGGCCTTGTGATCCACCACGACTATATCATCGACCTGCACACCGATATTTCCGGCCGTATCTACGATATGACCGAAGGCGAGCTGAAGGACCTGGACTTCGGCAGCTGGAAGGACGCTGCCTATAAAGATGAGAAGATCGCCACCCTGGCCGAGGCACTGGCCCTGTGCAGGAGCATGGAGGGCTGCGCGGTCCAGCTGGAAATGAAATCCACCATGGACAACGACCCGGCTTTTGTGTCCGGTGTGGTGGATGCCATCCGCGCGGCAGACATCGCCGACCGACTGGTCCTTATTTCGTTCAACCACGACCTGCTGCGGCAGGCCAAGGCGCTGATGCCGGAACTGCGGGTGGGCGTGCTGCTGTACGGCGCATTCGAGAGCATGGTGCTGCCGCCGCCGGTCATCTGGAAGGACCTGGGCCTGGTGAACGGCATGGAGGATGAGGAAGCGGCGCTGGACGAAGAACTGGCCGCCCTGCCGGTGGATGCGGGCATGGACCCGGATGAGGAAAACGGCTGGATGACCCGCTGGGTGAACGACAAGGTGAGCATGCTGCGGGCAAACTTCCCCGGGGAGAGCCTGCAGGCGGTGGCAAAGCATCTGGCCGACCAGCACAACCCGGTGGCCTATGTCAAAAGCCTGGACTTTGCGCCGGAGTACGTCAGCTGCGAATACCACACCGCCTACAGCAACCCGGGCTTCATCGCCAAGCTGCAGGCCATGGGGGTCAAGGTGGCCCTGTGGACCGTGGACACGGAAAAGGCTGTCCGGAGCCTGCTGCCCCTGGGGCCGGACTGCATCGTGACCAACCGCCCTGACCGCGTGCGGGAATGGGTGGAAGAAAATCAGTGA
- a CDS encoding phosphoribosylaminoimidazolesuccinocarboxamide synthase, with amino-acid sequence MTAFKPIKEGKVREIYDNGDSLIMVATDRISAFDVILKNKVTKKGTVLTQMSKFWFDYTKDLLPNHMLSVDVKDMPEFFRQPQFDGNSMLCRKLTMLPIECIVRGYITGSGWASYQKTGKVCGIQLPEGLQESQKLPEPIYTPSTKAEIGDHDENISYERSIEVLEKQFPGHGLEYATKLRDYTIALYKKCAEYALTRGIIIADTKFEFGLDEDGNVVLGDEMLTPDSSRFWPLEGYEPGHGQPSFDKQFVRDWLKAHPDSNYDLPQDVIDKTIAKYLEAYELLTGKKL; translated from the coding sequence ATGACTGCATTCAAGCCCATCAAAGAAGGCAAAGTCCGTGAAATTTACGACAATGGCGACAGCCTGATCATGGTTGCCACCGACCGCATTTCTGCGTTTGATGTCATCCTGAAAAACAAGGTGACCAAAAAGGGCACTGTGCTCACCCAGATGAGCAAGTTCTGGTTCGACTATACCAAGGATCTGCTGCCCAACCATATGCTGAGCGTGGACGTGAAGGATATGCCGGAGTTCTTCCGGCAGCCCCAGTTCGACGGCAACAGCATGCTGTGCCGCAAGCTGACCATGCTGCCCATCGAGTGCATCGTGCGCGGCTACATCACCGGCAGCGGCTGGGCCAGCTACCAAAAGACCGGCAAGGTGTGCGGCATCCAGCTGCCCGAGGGCCTGCAGGAGTCCCAGAAGCTGCCGGAGCCCATCTACACCCCCTCCACCAAGGCAGAGATCGGCGACCACGACGAGAACATCTCCTACGAGCGCAGCATTGAAGTGCTGGAAAAGCAGTTCCCCGGCCACGGCCTGGAGTACGCCACTAAGCTCCGGGACTACACCATCGCTCTGTACAAGAAGTGCGCAGAGTATGCCCTGACCCGCGGCATCATCATTGCCGACACCAAGTTCGAGTTTGGTCTGGACGAGGATGGCAACGTGGTGCTGGGCGACGAGATGCTCACCCCGGATTCCTCCCGCTTCTGGCCGCTGGAGGGCTATGAGCCGGGCCACGGCCAGCCCTCTTTCGACAAGCAGTTCGTCCGTGACTGGCTGAAGGCCCATCCGGACAGCAACTACGACCTGCCCCAGGACGTGATCGACAAGACCATCGCCAAGTATCTGGAGGCCTATGAGCTGCTGACCGGCAAGAAGCTGTAA
- a CDS encoding RNA polymerase sigma factor, whose protein sequence is MTTLEFSAMVQKYQSLVYTVCHQLVPDVGDAQDLTQETFLAAWRAIDRCPPGFEKQWLARIAANKAKDYLRSAWVRRVNTPGDEVLALEGAPPGLEPEQQVLDTLGAEELTRMILDLREPYKTPCRLVLLEQHTMAEAARLCGRPEKTVNAQIYRAKKMLVQQIREQQEGRSVHGTV, encoded by the coding sequence TTGACAACACTGGAATTCAGCGCGATGGTGCAAAAATATCAATCCCTGGTCTACACGGTCTGTCATCAGCTGGTGCCGGACGTGGGGGATGCGCAGGATCTGACCCAGGAGACCTTTCTGGCGGCATGGCGGGCCATCGACCGCTGTCCGCCCGGCTTTGAAAAGCAATGGCTGGCCCGCATTGCGGCCAACAAAGCCAAGGATTACTTACGCAGCGCATGGGTGCGCCGGGTGAACACGCCGGGCGACGAGGTGCTGGCGCTGGAGGGGGCACCGCCCGGCCTGGAGCCGGAACAGCAGGTGCTGGACACGCTGGGAGCGGAAGAGCTCACCCGCATGATCCTGGACCTGCGGGAGCCCTACAAGACACCCTGTCGTCTGGTGCTGCTGGAACAGCACACCATGGCCGAGGCGGCACGTCTGTGCGGCCGCCCGGAAAAAACCGTGAACGCGCAGATCTACCGGGCCAAAAAGATGCTGGTACAGCAGATCCGGGAACAACAGGAAGGGAGGAGCGTACATGGAACTGTTTGA
- a CDS encoding biotin--[acetyl-CoA-carboxylase] ligase: MPSTTRQALLQALSAAGGAYISGQQLAGQLGVSRAAVHKAAAALTAQGYALEAVSRRGYRLLGGDPFCAEAVGPYPAPVQVYDTLESSNRTAKLLALDGAPHGTLVLTAHQSAGRGRLGRVFESPSGKGVYLSVLLRPAVPAASAQTATIGAAVAVCRAVQELCGLELGIKWVNDLYYQGKKVCGILTEAGTDLESGRLEWLVVGIGLNLTATAADWPPELAEKAGSLYPGGPAPVSRAALAGAIARQLLALCPAFDCLDEYRARCFVPGHWVTVCTGTETYAAKALAIDEEGRLVVQRENGRPQALRCGEVTTRPARTE, encoded by the coding sequence ATGCCTTCTACCACCCGTCAGGCCCTTCTGCAGGCACTGAGTGCCGCCGGGGGTGCCTATATCTCCGGCCAGCAGCTGGCCGGACAGCTGGGCGTGAGCCGCGCCGCCGTCCACAAGGCGGCCGCCGCCCTCACCGCACAGGGTTACGCACTGGAAGCCGTCTCCCGCCGGGGGTATCGGCTGCTGGGCGGCGACCCCTTCTGTGCCGAGGCCGTGGGCCCCTACCCCGCCCCGGTGCAGGTGTACGACACGCTGGAAAGCTCCAACCGGACGGCCAAGCTGCTGGCGCTGGACGGTGCGCCCCACGGCACGCTGGTGCTCACAGCCCACCAGAGCGCAGGCCGGGGACGGTTGGGCCGTGTATTTGAAAGCCCGTCCGGGAAGGGCGTGTACCTCTCGGTACTGCTGCGCCCGGCGGTCCCGGCGGCCAGCGCCCAGACGGCCACCATCGGGGCCGCCGTGGCGGTGTGCCGGGCGGTACAGGAGCTGTGCGGGCTGGAACTGGGCATCAAGTGGGTCAACGACCTGTATTATCAGGGCAAAAAGGTGTGCGGCATCCTCACCGAAGCCGGCACCGACCTGGAGAGCGGGCGGCTGGAGTGGCTGGTGGTGGGCATCGGCCTGAACCTGACCGCCACCGCCGCCGACTGGCCCCCGGAGCTGGCCGAAAAGGCCGGCAGCCTGTACCCGGGCGGCCCCGCCCCCGTGAGCCGGGCCGCGCTGGCCGGGGCCATCGCCCGGCAGCTGCTGGCCCTCTGCCCCGCCTTTGACTGTCTGGACGAGTACCGCGCCCGCTGCTTTGTGCCCGGGCACTGGGTCACCGTGTGCACCGGCACCGAGACCTACGCCGCAAAGGCCCTTGCCATCGACGAGGAAGGGCGGCTGGTGGTCCAGCGGGAGAACGGCCGCCCGCAGGCATTACGCTGCGGCGAGGTGACTACCCGCCCGGCCCGGACCGAATAA
- a CDS encoding acyl carrier protein: MERAEIMSQILAILEDVAEIAPEDVNENSVLMDDLDLSSMEILTIVADLEETFGLRIPEKELRNFVTIGDLTDYLAANAG, translated from the coding sequence ATGGAACGAGCAGAAATCATGTCCCAGATCCTGGCCATCCTGGAGGATGTGGCAGAGATCGCGCCGGAAGATGTCAACGAGAATAGCGTCCTGATGGACGACCTGGATCTTTCGTCGATGGAGATCCTGACCATTGTGGCCGACCTGGAAGAGACTTTCGGCCTGCGAATCCCGGAAAAGGAGCTGCGCAACTTTGTCACCATCGGTGACCTGACCGATTATCTGGCAGCCAATGCCGGGTGA
- a CDS encoding acyl--CoA ligase, with product MELHKPKNLYELLTLNMEQRFADRVAFRWYDADQDVVVEKHFGEYAQDIRRAVNYYLSTIPDIQGKRVCVWSNNSYHYAVNCYGVMMAGGVIVPMNQRKSWDELHRELELVEPSAILTDGDDYGCNEEMQAAYGSLLRPMDAYKAYEPAELVNRIQPEELMVLMFTSGTTGLSKGVMLSEANFFAVMDHHLSVGRAYLEAAHDPDMLVGHLTVLPMFHLGAFGCLFTWAEMGWAQNLGSLRSFYKDLKRMPSQAMAAVPVLVQSIHHDLMADKKSKLGDLWALNCMSAMFEPQILMDLSEHGMFIAQLYGSTETTGGGLINFAHDAKHIGAIGKPDGHCEIKLDNGEICMRGGDVMLGYYKDPEGTAEVVDAEGWFHTGDLARVDEDGYYFLTGRKKNVIILDSGENVSPEELEGLLEKCPAVKECLVKEKGKKICAVVCCEEADQQAVRDFITETNRTLPLYKRMSAVEFSAQPLPRNAMGKLMR from the coding sequence ATGGAACTACATAAACCGAAAAATCTGTATGAGCTGCTGACGCTGAACATGGAGCAGCGATTTGCGGACCGGGTGGCCTTCCGCTGGTACGACGCCGACCAGGATGTGGTGGTGGAAAAGCACTTCGGGGAGTATGCGCAGGACATCCGCCGCGCGGTGAACTACTACCTGAGCACCATCCCGGACATTCAGGGCAAGCGGGTGTGCGTGTGGAGCAACAACAGCTACCACTACGCCGTGAACTGCTACGGTGTCATGATGGCGGGCGGCGTCATCGTGCCCATGAACCAGCGCAAGAGCTGGGATGAGCTGCACCGGGAGCTGGAGCTGGTGGAGCCTTCCGCCATCCTGACCGACGGCGATGACTACGGCTGCAACGAGGAGATGCAGGCGGCTTACGGCAGCCTGCTGCGCCCCATGGATGCCTACAAGGCTTACGAGCCTGCAGAGCTTGTGAACCGCATCCAGCCCGAGGAGCTGATGGTGCTGATGTTCACCTCCGGCACCACGGGCCTGAGCAAGGGCGTCATGCTGAGCGAGGCAAACTTCTTTGCCGTGATGGACCACCACCTGAGCGTGGGCCGGGCCTATCTGGAAGCCGCCCATGACCCGGATATGCTGGTGGGACACCTGACCGTGCTGCCCATGTTCCATCTGGGTGCCTTCGGCTGCCTGTTCACCTGGGCTGAGATGGGCTGGGCCCAGAACCTGGGCAGCCTGCGGTCCTTCTATAAGGACCTGAAGCGGATGCCCAGCCAGGCCATGGCCGCCGTGCCGGTGCTGGTGCAGTCCATTCACCACGACCTGATGGCCGACAAAAAGAGCAAACTGGGCGACCTGTGGGCACTGAACTGCATGTCCGCCATGTTTGAGCCGCAGATCCTGATGGATCTGTCCGAGCACGGCATGTTCATTGCTCAGCTCTATGGCAGCACCGAGACCACCGGCGGCGGCCTGATCAACTTTGCCCACGACGCAAAGCACATCGGTGCCATCGGCAAGCCGGACGGCCACTGCGAGATCAAGCTGGACAACGGCGAGATCTGCATGCGCGGCGGCGATGTGATGCTGGGCTACTATAAGGACCCGGAGGGCACCGCTGAGGTGGTGGACGCCGAGGGCTGGTTCCACACCGGTGACCTGGCCCGGGTGGACGAGGATGGCTATTACTTCCTCACCGGCCGCAAGAAGAACGTGATCATTCTGGACAGCGGCGAGAACGTCAGCCCCGAAGAGCTGGAGGGCCTGTTGGAAAAATGCCCTGCCGTGAAGGAATGCCTGGTAAAGGAAAAGGGCAAGAAGATCTGCGCTGTGGTCTGCTGCGAGGAAGCCGACCAGCAGGCGGTACGGGACTTCATCACCGAAACCAACCGCACCCTGCCCCTGTACAAGCGCATGAGCGCAGTAGAATTCTCCGCCCAGCCCTTGCCCCGCAACGCCATGGGCAAGCTGATGCGCTGA
- a CDS encoding acyl--CoA ligase, protein MVHSLYQSLNNLETIYADRTGIRYYDEAKGGVVEVPFRQYAADLRRFVAFLRSRTPNPLGQRVAILARNSYHYMMCMYGAVLAGAVAVPLNTGKNWDEIRYELDLVEPVCVLHDGEYLSREPALGQEYGDRLVPMDAFTAFEPAMEITEVPDLNAMAFIMFTSGTTGRSKGVMLSQKNLFTAMPAFLTPFEDVRSQTGWNTDEFSSLSCLPMFHISAMTSLVSWSVTGHCVNLCNDLKYFYRDLGAMRSDVMAVVPVLLKSIYNDVMKGKRERLNGLRVLTCGAAMFDPAVLQDLMDRGFFIAQMYGLTETCGDGAWNSSQEEKYLTSVGHVDDSCQYKLEDGELCMRGDPVMLGYYKDPEATAEVLDAEGWFHTGDIARVEPDGYMYLTGRKKNVIILGSGENVSPEELEKLLAPCAAIRECMVCERNQRICAVVCCDLDQQDAVRDFVTKVNRTLPLYKHMVVEFSAQPLPRNAAGKLLRS, encoded by the coding sequence ATGGTTCATTCGTTGTATCAGTCCCTGAACAATCTGGAAACGATCTACGCAGACCGGACCGGCATCCGTTATTATGATGAGGCCAAGGGTGGTGTGGTGGAGGTGCCCTTCCGGCAGTACGCTGCAGACCTGCGCCGATTCGTGGCATTTTTGCGCAGCCGCACCCCGAACCCCCTGGGACAGCGTGTGGCCATCCTGGCCCGCAACAGCTACCACTATATGATGTGTATGTACGGCGCAGTGCTGGCCGGAGCTGTGGCAGTGCCCCTGAACACCGGCAAGAACTGGGACGAGATCCGCTACGAGCTGGATCTGGTGGAGCCGGTGTGCGTGCTCCATGACGGCGAATACCTGAGCCGGGAGCCGGCCCTGGGCCAGGAGTACGGGGATCGTCTGGTGCCCATGGATGCCTTTACCGCCTTTGAGCCTGCGATGGAGATCACCGAGGTGCCGGACCTCAATGCAATGGCCTTTATCATGTTCACCTCCGGCACCACTGGCCGCAGCAAGGGCGTTATGCTGTCTCAGAAGAACCTGTTCACCGCCATGCCTGCCTTCCTGACCCCCTTTGAGGACGTGCGGAGCCAGACCGGCTGGAACACCGACGAGTTCAGCTCTCTGTCCTGCCTGCCCATGTTCCACATTTCGGCCATGACCAGCCTGGTGTCCTGGAGCGTCACCGGCCACTGCGTGAACCTGTGCAACGACCTGAAATATTTCTACCGGGACCTGGGGGCCATGCGGAGCGACGTGATGGCTGTGGTGCCGGTGCTGCTGAAGAGCATTTATAATGATGTGATGAAGGGCAAACGGGAGCGTCTGAACGGCCTGCGTGTGCTGACCTGCGGCGCAGCCATGTTCGACCCTGCCGTGCTCCAGGACCTGATGGACCGGGGCTTCTTCATCGCCCAGATGTACGGCCTTACCGAGACCTGCGGTGACGGTGCCTGGAACTCCTCCCAGGAGGAAAAGTACCTGACCAGCGTGGGCCATGTGGACGACAGCTGTCAGTACAAGCTGGAGGACGGGGAACTGTGCATGCGTGGTGACCCGGTGATGCTGGGCTACTACAAGGACCCGGAGGCCACCGCCGAGGTGCTGGACGCCGAGGGCTGGTTCCACACCGGCGACATTGCCCGGGTGGAGCCGGACGGCTATATGTACCTGACCGGCCGCAAAAAGAACGTGATCATCCTGGGCAGTGGCGAGAACGTGAGCCCCGAGGAGCTGGAAAAGCTGCTGGCTCCCTGCGCTGCCATCCGGGAGTGCATGGTCTGCGAGCGGAACCAGCGCATCTGCGCCGTGGTCTGCTGCGACCTGGACCAGCAGGACGCTGTGCGGGACTTTGTTACCAAGGTGAACCGCACCCTGCCCCTGTACAAGCACATGGTGGTGGAGTTCTCGGCCCAGCCCCTGCCTCGCAACGCTGCCGGCAAGCTGCTGCGGTCCTAA